A DNA window from Synchiropus splendidus isolate RoL2022-P1 chromosome 2, RoL_Sspl_1.0, whole genome shotgun sequence contains the following coding sequences:
- the LOC128754987 gene encoding dynein axonemal light chain 4-like: MAGTGEGKKDDEYKRMNNFPLIRHTDMPEEMRVETMELCVTACEKFASNNESAAKMIKESMDKKFGSSWHVVIGEAFGFEVTHEVKNLLYMFFGGTLAVCVWKCS, from the exons ATGGCTGGGACTGGCGAGGGAAAGAAAGACGATGAGTACAAGCGAATGAACAACTTTCCTCTCATCAGG CACACGGACATGCCCGAGGAGATGAGGGTGGAGACGATGGAGCTGTGTGTGACGGCCTGCGAGAAATTTGCCTCCAACAATGAG AGTGCAGCAAAGATGATCAAAGAATCTATGGACAAGAAGTTTGGCAGCTCGTGGCACGTGGTGATCGGCGAAGCTTTCGGCTTCGAGGTCACGCACGAAGTGAAGAACCTACTGTACATGTTCTTCGGCGGGACactggcagtgtgtgtgtggaagtgcTCATAG